One region of Sus scrofa isolate TJ Tabasco breed Duroc chromosome 3, Sscrofa11.1, whole genome shotgun sequence genomic DNA includes:
- the PTX4 gene encoding LOW QUALITY PROTEIN: pentraxin-4 (The sequence of the model RefSeq protein was modified relative to this genomic sequence to represent the inferred CDS: inserted 2 bases in 2 codons), which produces MGPKGKTTTYLLGTAIQPTAQPGPQSKFRMRCPGRKSLPFLLIFVPVSLHGALSQEASPAGQRKPFFERLRRLEEQFRRSQEATLAHLRLVASNHSPSLDIEARFQSLAQENQAMALALSRSQAVVQGDLGHLKTWMRKMQRRSRKLDRRLLALDAALGEGSTRREREQEAQRGALASLALDVQALRDALARLMPLVQSQGARLAALEGQLQVVAPGVTAAQPRPSSPSSPQLQGGRQALGAPPAPGDACLDSTRRLQGTLEPPGPGSPQVWPPESPGEICSPGPALLFPNASTXNAIFLRPGFLTGLRALSVCSWVPTASGHLGTLLSYATEENDNKLVLHGRDSLVPGSMHFVIGDPDFRELPLQPLLDGRWHHVCVIWTSALGRYWVHVDRRVVATSSRFREGYKIPPGGSLVLGQEQDSVGGGFDSSEAFVGXMAGLGIWDRVLVPGEVSNLATGKELLMGAILTLANAALVGGFVQRSNCTCLPLCPEGLNPSCCAPTVGTALQRVPTQTEGQAAASDLGWAWLPSNMGRGHSTGPGEGP; this is translated from the exons ATGGGTCCCAAGGGCAAGACTACGACCTACCTTTTGGGGACTGCCATTCAGCCCACAGCACAACCTGGTCCCCAAAGTAAATTCAG GATGCGCTGCCCCGGGAGGAAAAGCCTgcctttccttcttatttttgtgCCTGTATCTCTCCATGGGGCTTTGTCCCAAGAAGCCAGCCCGGCGgggcaaagaaaaccattttttgAGCGCCTCCGGAGACTAGAAGAGCAG TTTCGGAGGTCCCAAGAGGCGACCCTGGCACACCTGCGGCTCGTTGCCAGCAACCACAGCCCGTCCCTTGACATTGAGGCCCGGTTCCAGAGCCTGGCCCAGGAGAACCAGGCCATGGCTCTGGCGCTCAGCCGATCGCAGGCCGTCGTGCAGGGCGATCTGGGTCACCTCAAGACCTGGATGCGGAAAATGCAGCGCAGAAGCCGGAAGCTGGACCGCAGGCTGCTGGCCTTGGACGCCGCCCTGGGCGAGGGGAGCACGCGGCGGGAGCGGGAGCAGGAGGCCCAGAGGGGTGCCCTCGCCAGCCTGGCCCTGGACGTGCAGGCCCTGCGGGATGCGCTGGCTCGCCTGATGCCCCTCGTCCAGAGCCAGGGGGCCAGGCTGGCTGCCCTCGAGGGGCAGCTGCAGGTGGTTGCCCCAGGGGTGACCGCAGCCCAGCCAAGGCCCTCAAGCCCGAGCTCCCCACAGctgcagggaggcaggcaggcgcTCGGAGCTCCCCCTGCACCCGGGGACGCCTGTCTGGACTCCACTCGCCGTCTCCAGGGGACACTGGAGCCCCCGGGCCCAGGCAGcccccaggtgtggccccccGAGAGCCCAGGAGAGA TTTGCAGCCCGGGCCCCGCGCTCCTCTTCCCGAACGCCTCCA GCAACGCCATCTTCCTCCGTCCTGGCTTCCTCACGGGCCTGCGGGCCCTGTCCGTCTGCAGCTGGGTCCCCACGGCCTCGGGCCACCTGGGCACCCTCCTCTCCTATGCGACcgaagaaaatgacaacaagcTGGTTCTGCACGGCCGCGACTCTCTGGTCCCCGGCTCCATGCACTTTGTGATCGGAGACCCAGACTTCAGGGAGCTGCCCCTCCAGCCACTGCTAGACGGCCGGTGGCACCACGTATGTGTCATCTGGACTTCCGCCCTCGGCAGGTACTGGGTCCATGTGGACCGCAGGGTAGTGGCCACCAGCTCCCGCTTCAGGGAGGGCTACAAGATCCCCCCCGGAGGGTCCCTCGTTCTAGGCCAGGAGCAAGATAGTGTGGGGGGTGGATTTGACAGCTCCGAGGCCTTTGTGG ACATGGCAGGCCTGGGCATATGGGACCGGGTGCTGGTCCCTGGGGAGGTCTCCAACCTTGCCACTGGAAAGGAGCTCCTGATGGGCGCCATCCTGACGCTGGCCAATGCTGCACTGGTAGGCGGATTCGTGCAGAGGTCGAACTGCACCTGTCTACCGCTCTGTCCGGAAGGCCTCAACCCCAGCTGCTGTGCTCCCACTGTGGGCACAGCTCTGCAGAGGGTCCCCACCCAGACCGAGGGACAGGCTGCTGCCTCTGATCTGGGCTGGGCATGGCTTCCCTCTAACATGGGACGTGGGCATTCCACAGGGCCAGGCGAGGGCCCATAG